In one Rhizobium leguminosarum genomic region, the following are encoded:
- a CDS encoding HAD-IA family hydrolase, producing the protein MSKSLPEFRYMTFDVVGTLIDFEGGIKACFAEIAAEVGSTVDGEQALSLYRAARYSEDAGLFPDDLLRVYLAIAPELGLPGDRKYGERLRDSVKSWKGFADSAAALAKLAKDYRLVAMTNARRWAFDLFEKKLGNPFYAAFTADDTGTEKPDPAFFETVFAYVAAEGHSKDDILHVAQSQYHDIGISRELGLANCWIERRHAQPGYGGTIEPVEFTKPDFHFTSMAGLSDAVAAARA; encoded by the coding sequence GTGAGCAAGAGCCTTCCGGAATTCAGATACATGACATTCGACGTCGTCGGCACGCTCATCGACTTCGAGGGCGGCATCAAGGCATGCTTCGCCGAGATCGCGGCCGAGGTGGGAAGCACGGTGGATGGCGAGCAGGCGCTTAGCCTCTATCGCGCAGCCCGCTACTCCGAGGATGCCGGCCTATTTCCCGACGACCTCCTGCGCGTTTACCTCGCGATCGCGCCGGAGCTCGGCCTGCCCGGGGATCGAAAATATGGCGAACGGCTACGGGACTCTGTGAAGAGCTGGAAGGGTTTTGCAGACAGCGCCGCAGCGCTGGCCAAACTTGCGAAGGATTACCGCCTCGTTGCGATGACCAATGCCCGCCGCTGGGCATTCGATTTGTTCGAGAAGAAACTCGGCAATCCCTTTTATGCCGCCTTCACGGCCGACGATACCGGCACCGAAAAACCCGATCCCGCATTCTTCGAGACGGTCTTCGCCTACGTTGCCGCGGAAGGCCATTCGAAGGACGACATCCTGCATGTCGCCCAGAGCCAGTATCACGATATCGGGATTTCCAGGGAACTCGGGCTGGCCAATTGCTGGATCGAGCGGCGACATGCCCAGCCGGGTTACGGCGGTACGATCGAGCCGGTCGAGTTCACCAAACCCGATTTCCATTTCACGTCCATGGCAGGCCTTTCAGATGCCGTGGCTGCTGCACGCGCCTGA
- a CDS encoding ABC transporter permease encodes MTMTSSETTSGRLSGTRFGYRFNIVGAIGLAVILSWALIAIFAPLIIPYPVGEIIDLDYFGPMSRVLWLGSDYLGRDMLSRILMGARYTVGISLAAVTIACFSGVVLGMIAAVAGGWLDTILSRLLDALNSIPSKLFGLVVVAAVGSSVPVLVMTLSVIYIPGAYRFARALAVNINAMDFITVARIRGESTLYLIRSEILPNIVGPVLADLGIRFVFIVLLLSGLSFLGLGVQPPYADWGALVRENIGGLPFGAPAVMFPSLAIASLTISVNLLIDNLPHKIRDRSVS; translated from the coding sequence ATGACCATGACCAGTTCCGAAACGACGTCCGGCCGGCTGTCTGGAACCCGGTTTGGCTACCGCTTCAATATCGTCGGAGCCATCGGCCTTGCGGTCATCCTCTCCTGGGCGCTCATCGCGATCTTCGCGCCGTTGATCATCCCCTACCCCGTCGGCGAGATTATCGATCTCGACTATTTCGGCCCAATGAGCCGGGTACTCTGGCTCGGCTCCGACTATCTCGGCCGCGATATGCTCTCGCGGATTCTGATGGGCGCGCGGTATACGGTCGGCATCTCGCTGGCGGCGGTAACGATCGCCTGCTTCAGCGGCGTCGTTCTCGGCATGATCGCGGCGGTCGCCGGCGGCTGGCTGGACACGATTCTCAGCCGCCTCCTCGACGCCCTCAATTCCATCCCGAGCAAGCTGTTCGGCTTGGTCGTCGTCGCGGCCGTCGGTTCCTCGGTGCCGGTTCTGGTCATGACGTTATCGGTGATCTACATCCCCGGCGCCTACCGTTTCGCCCGGGCGCTCGCCGTCAACATCAATGCGATGGATTTTATCACGGTTGCGCGCATCCGTGGAGAAAGCACCCTCTATCTCATTCGTTCCGAAATCCTGCCCAATATCGTCGGGCCGGTGCTTGCCGATCTCGGGATCCGCTTCGTCTTCATCGTTCTTCTCCTTTCCGGCCTTTCTTTCCTGGGCCTTGGCGTCCAGCCGCCCTATGCCGATTGGGGTGCACTCGTGCGAGAGAACATCGGCGGCCTGCCGTTCGGTGCGCCGGCCGTGATGTTTCCTTCACTTGCCATCGCCAGCCTGACGATCAGCGTCAACCTGCTGATAGACAACCTGCCGCATAAAATTCGCGACCGGAGTGTGTCATGA
- a CDS encoding ABC transporter ATP-binding protein gives MSNFIEIRDLKIEATTDSGRRVEIIKGVSLDVAKGEIVALIGESGSGKTTIALTLMGHTRAGCRISGGSVSVGGKDMVTLSEKQRAKVRGTEVAYVPQSAAAAFNPAISIMDQVIEVTRIHQLMSPDEARARAVELFRALSLPEPETIGSRYPHQVSGGQLQRLAAAMALIGDPSLVIFDEPTTALDVTTQIEVLRAFKSVMKKGGIAGVYVSHDLAVVAQIADRIVVLKGGETQETGSTKEILNDAKHPYTRELLAAFEPKSRGAAGAIGSATAPLLKIDDLVAGYGQRQADGLPLVRAVEHVSLKVEKGRNLGIIGESGCGKSTLARTIAGILPAAVGKIVFDGTELRRSARERSRDQLREMQIVFQYADTALNPAKSVEDILARPLVFYHRMDRQARNARIDQLLDMVRLPRNLRHRRPGELSGGQKQRVNFARALAADPKLILCDEITSALDTVVAAAVIDLLKELQRELGLSYIFISHDLSVVEAICDEIVVMYGGRKVEEITHSTVKAPTHPYSQLLFSSVPTLDPAWLDGLQQDPELVRAYCRQ, from the coding sequence ATGAGCAATTTCATTGAAATCCGTGACCTGAAGATCGAGGCCACCACCGATTCCGGCCGACGCGTCGAGATCATCAAGGGTGTCAGCCTCGACGTTGCTAAGGGCGAGATCGTCGCGCTGATCGGCGAGAGCGGCTCGGGCAAAACAACGATCGCCCTGACCCTGATGGGCCATACCCGTGCGGGCTGTCGCATCAGCGGCGGCAGTGTATCGGTCGGCGGCAAGGACATGGTCACGCTCAGCGAGAAGCAGCGCGCCAAAGTACGCGGCACCGAAGTCGCCTATGTCCCGCAATCAGCCGCCGCCGCCTTCAACCCGGCCATATCGATCATGGACCAGGTGATTGAAGTCACGCGTATTCATCAGTTGATGTCGCCGGACGAGGCGCGTGCCCGCGCAGTCGAGCTCTTTCGGGCGCTATCACTGCCCGAACCCGAGACGATCGGCAGCCGTTATCCCCACCAGGTTTCCGGCGGTCAGCTGCAGCGTCTGGCGGCGGCCATGGCGCTGATCGGCGACCCGAGCCTGGTCATCTTCGACGAGCCGACGACGGCGCTCGACGTGACGACCCAGATCGAAGTGCTGCGCGCTTTCAAGTCGGTCATGAAGAAGGGCGGCATAGCCGGTGTTTATGTCTCGCACGACCTTGCCGTTGTCGCGCAGATCGCCGATCGCATCGTCGTGTTGAAAGGCGGAGAGACCCAGGAAACCGGCTCCACCAAGGAAATCCTCAACGACGCGAAGCATCCCTATACCAGAGAGCTGCTCGCAGCCTTTGAGCCGAAATCGCGCGGCGCAGCAGGCGCTATAGGGAGCGCGACGGCGCCGCTTCTGAAGATCGACGATCTCGTCGCCGGCTATGGACAGCGCCAGGCCGACGGCCTGCCTCTCGTTCGCGCGGTCGAACATGTGAGCCTGAAGGTGGAAAAAGGGCGCAATCTCGGCATCATCGGTGAATCCGGTTGCGGCAAGTCAACGCTCGCCCGCACCATCGCCGGCATCCTGCCGGCCGCGGTCGGCAAGATCGTCTTCGACGGAACGGAACTGCGCCGCAGCGCCCGCGAGCGCTCGCGCGACCAGCTGCGCGAGATGCAGATCGTCTTCCAATATGCCGATACGGCTCTCAATCCGGCAAAATCGGTTGAGGACATCCTCGCGAGGCCCCTGGTTTTTTACCACCGCATGGATCGGCAGGCCCGAAACGCCCGGATCGATCAACTGCTCGACATGGTGCGCCTGCCCCGCAATCTGCGCCATCGCCGACCGGGAGAACTTTCGGGCGGGCAGAAGCAGCGCGTCAACTTCGCCCGGGCGCTCGCCGCCGATCCGAAGCTGATCCTCTGCGACGAGATTACCTCGGCGCTCGACACGGTGGTCGCCGCCGCGGTCATCGACCTGCTCAAGGAATTGCAGCGCGAACTCGGCCTCTCCTACATCTTCATCAGCCACGACCTCTCGGTCGTGGAGGCGATCTGCGACGAGATCGTGGTGATGTATGGGGGCCGGAAGGTCGAGGAAATCACCCACTCGACGGTGAAGGCGCCGACGCACCCCTATTCGCAACTGCTCTTCTCATCAGTGCCGACGCTTGATCCTGCCTGGCTTGATGGGCTCCAGCAGGATCCTGAACTGGTACGGGCCTATTGTCGGCAATGA
- a CDS encoding NAD(P)/FAD-dependent oxidoreductase, with amino-acid sequence MPAPLDRIDTTPELPTAADAVVIGGGIVGVFAAYYLARRGLKVALVEKGLIGAEQSSRNWGWCRQQNRDARELPMSTKSLDLWERFATETGEDTGFRRCGLFYLSNSDEELSGWARWRDFARSVGVTTHMLSGAEATERGRATGTSWKGGVFSPTDGTADPARAAPAVARAILKLGGTVHQSCAARGIAVEGGRLSGVVTEHGTIRTKIAILAGGAWASSFCRQLGIRFPQASIRSSILSVSPGASGLPDALHTSAVSVTRRSDGGYTLAISGRGRIDLTAQQLRFAPQFLPMFARRWRSLAPGGLEGFRSGHESLARWRLDGPTPMERMRILDPAVDQATIALTHSRALELLPALKKTSISAAWAGYIDSTPDGVPGIGEIATLPGFILAAGFSGHGFGIGPGAGHLIADIVTGDEPIVDPRPYHPDRFATSAWGKVADF; translated from the coding sequence ATGCCCGCACCACTCGATCGCATCGACACCACGCCGGAGCTGCCCACTGCCGCCGACGCGGTGGTGATCGGCGGCGGCATCGTCGGTGTTTTCGCGGCCTATTATCTGGCCCGGCGCGGATTGAAAGTCGCCCTCGTCGAGAAGGGCCTCATCGGTGCGGAACAATCGAGCCGCAACTGGGGCTGGTGCCGCCAGCAAAACCGCGACGCTCGTGAACTGCCGATGTCAACGAAGAGCCTCGATCTGTGGGAGCGCTTCGCCACTGAGACCGGGGAGGACACGGGATTTCGCCGCTGCGGCCTCTTCTATCTCAGCAACAGCGACGAGGAACTGTCCGGCTGGGCACGCTGGCGGGATTTTGCGCGTTCGGTCGGCGTCACGACGCATATGCTGAGCGGCGCAGAGGCGACCGAACGCGGGCGCGCCACCGGCACCTCATGGAAAGGCGGGGTATTTTCGCCGACCGACGGCACTGCCGATCCGGCACGTGCCGCCCCGGCCGTCGCGCGCGCGATCCTGAAGCTCGGCGGCACTGTGCATCAGTCCTGTGCGGCCCGCGGCATCGCCGTCGAAGGCGGCAGACTCTCGGGCGTCGTCACCGAGCATGGCACCATCCGGACAAAAATCGCGATCCTGGCCGGCGGCGCCTGGGCCTCCTCCTTCTGCCGCCAGCTCGGCATTCGATTTCCGCAGGCTTCGATCCGTTCGTCGATCCTTTCCGTTTCACCGGGCGCAAGCGGCCTGCCGGATGCGCTGCACACATCTGCGGTCTCGGTCACGCGTCGCAGCGATGGCGGCTACACGCTGGCGATCAGCGGCCGCGGCCGCATCGACCTCACCGCGCAGCAGCTCCGCTTCGCGCCGCAGTTCTTGCCAATGTTCGCCCGGCGCTGGCGCAGTCTCGCACCCGGGGGGCTGGAGGGGTTTCGCTCCGGTCACGAGTCTCTGGCACGCTGGCGGCTCGACGGGCCGACGCCGATGGAACGCATGCGCATCCTCGACCCGGCGGTCGACCAGGCCACCATTGCCCTCACGCATTCGCGGGCACTCGAGCTTCTGCCCGCCTTGAAAAAAACGAGCATCAGCGCGGCCTGGGCGGGTTATATCGACAGCACGCCTGACGGCGTACCGGGAATCGGCGAGATCGCCACGCTTCCGGGTTTCATCCTCGCTGCGGGCTTCAGCGGCCATGGCTTCGGCATCGGGCCGGGCGCCGGTCATCTGATCGCCGATATCGTCACGGGCGACGAGCCGATCGTCGATCCCAGGCCCTATCATCCCGACCGTTTCGCGACCTCCGCCTGGGGCAAGGTCGCCGATTTCTAA
- a CDS encoding ABC transporter permease, producing the protein MNNQVLSLVLSRLLIALITLLIVSFAVFFATTLLPGDTATILLGQAATPEAIKGLRTAMHLDEPALFRFLRWSVGLLQGDLGTSYANQMPIADLIAGRFVNTLKLAGVTALFSVPIALTLGITAAMLRGTVYDRIVTVITIGVISVPEFMVATSAALIFAVHLKWLPALSFANEIHSLADMLRVYAMPVITLTFVVSAQMIRMTRAAVIETLNTPYVEMALLKGASRPRIVFRHALPNALGPIVNAVALSLSYLLGGVIIVETIFNYPGIAKLMLDAVATRDLPLIQSCAMIFCLGYLLLITIADIIAILSNPRLR; encoded by the coding sequence GTGAACAACCAGGTCTTATCCCTTGTGCTGAGCAGATTGCTCATCGCCCTGATCACCCTGCTGATCGTCTCCTTCGCCGTGTTCTTCGCGACAACGCTCTTGCCGGGAGACACGGCGACGATCCTGCTTGGCCAGGCGGCAACGCCGGAAGCCATCAAAGGTCTTCGCACGGCCATGCATCTCGACGAGCCGGCGCTCTTTCGTTTCCTGCGCTGGTCCGTCGGACTGCTGCAGGGCGACCTTGGCACGTCCTATGCCAACCAAATGCCGATCGCCGACCTCATTGCCGGCCGCTTCGTCAACACGCTGAAACTCGCCGGCGTTACCGCGCTCTTCTCCGTGCCGATTGCTCTGACGCTCGGGATCACCGCGGCGATGCTGCGCGGCACCGTTTACGACCGGATCGTCACCGTGATCACCATCGGCGTGATCTCCGTGCCGGAGTTCATGGTCGCGACCTCCGCCGCGCTGATTTTCGCCGTCCATCTGAAATGGCTGCCGGCACTGTCATTCGCCAATGAAATTCACAGCCTGGCCGACATGTTGCGCGTCTATGCCATGCCGGTGATCACCCTCACCTTCGTCGTCTCGGCGCAGATGATCCGCATGACGCGCGCCGCTGTTATCGAGACGCTCAACACGCCCTATGTCGAGATGGCGTTACTCAAGGGGGCCTCGCGGCCACGCATCGTCTTTCGCCATGCGCTGCCCAATGCGCTGGGTCCGATCGTCAATGCCGTTGCACTTTCACTGTCCTATCTGCTCGGAGGCGTCATCATCGTCGAGACCATTTTCAACTATCCCGGTATCGCCAAGCTGATGCTGGATGCCGTAGCCACCCGCGACCTGCCGCTGATCCAGAGCTGCGCGATGATCTTCTGCCTAGGCTATCTGCTGCTGATCACCATCGCCGACATCATCGCCATCCTTTCCAATCCGAGGCTCCGATGA
- a CDS encoding ABC transporter substrate-binding protein, whose amino-acid sequence MNNKITNWTSSDDAMVETAIRRGATRRELLHMMLAGGVAMSAGGLVLGRASKALAATPVSGGALKAAGWSSSTADTLDPAKASLSTDYVRCCSFYNRLTILDKSGKPQMELAESIESKDAKTWTVKLKSGVTFHDGKPLTADDVVFSLKRHLDPSVGSKVAKIAAQMTGFKAVDKQTVVIALANANADLPTILSIHHFMIVADGTTDFSKANGTGAFVKEVFEPGVRSVGIKNKNYWKSGPNVDSFEYFAISDDNARVNALLAGDIHLAATINPRSMRLIEAQGDGFTLSKTTSGNYTNLNMRLDMEPGNKRDFIEGMKSLVNREQIVKSALRGLGEIGNDQPVSPANFYHNADLKAREFDPQKAKFHFEKAGVVGQSIPIIASDAASSSIDMAMIIQAAGAEIGMKLDVQRVPSDGYWDNYWLKAPIHFGNINPRPTPDILFSLLYTSDAPWNESQYKSEKFDKMLIEARGTLDQEKRKAIYNEMQVMVAQEAGTIIPAYISNVDATTAKLKGLEPSPFGGQMGYAFAEYVWLEA is encoded by the coding sequence ATGAACAACAAGATTACCAATTGGACCAGCTCTGACGACGCCATGGTCGAAACAGCCATCCGTCGTGGCGCGACCCGTCGCGAGCTGCTGCATATGATGCTCGCGGGCGGCGTGGCCATGTCCGCCGGCGGGCTGGTACTTGGCCGTGCCAGCAAGGCGCTCGCGGCAACGCCCGTTTCCGGCGGCGCGCTGAAGGCGGCAGGCTGGTCGTCATCCACGGCCGATACGCTCGACCCCGCCAAGGCGTCGCTCTCCACCGACTATGTCCGGTGCTGCTCCTTCTACAACCGCCTTACCATCCTCGACAAAAGCGGCAAGCCGCAGATGGAGCTTGCCGAGTCGATCGAATCCAAGGATGCGAAGACCTGGACGGTGAAGCTGAAGAGCGGCGTCACATTTCACGACGGCAAGCCGCTGACCGCCGACGATGTGGTCTTCTCTCTGAAGCGCCATCTCGACCCCTCCGTCGGCTCGAAGGTCGCCAAGATCGCCGCCCAAATGACGGGCTTCAAGGCAGTCGACAAACAGACCGTCGTGATCGCGCTCGCCAACGCAAATGCCGACTTGCCGACGATCCTGTCGATCCATCACTTCATGATCGTTGCCGACGGGACGACCGACTTTTCGAAGGCGAATGGCACCGGCGCTTTCGTCAAGGAGGTCTTCGAACCCGGCGTGCGCTCGGTCGGGATCAAGAACAAGAACTACTGGAAATCGGGCCCGAACGTCGATTCCTTCGAATATTTCGCGATCAGCGATGACAATGCCCGCGTCAACGCCCTGCTTGCAGGCGATATCCACCTCGCAGCCACGATCAATCCACGCTCCATGCGCCTCATCGAGGCTCAGGGCGACGGGTTCACATTGTCGAAGACGACCTCCGGCAACTATACCAACCTCAATATGCGGCTGGATATGGAGCCCGGTAACAAGCGAGACTTCATCGAAGGCATGAAGTCTCTCGTCAACCGCGAACAGATCGTCAAGTCGGCGTTGCGCGGTCTGGGCGAGATTGGCAACGACCAACCCGTTTCACCGGCGAACTTCTATCATAATGCGGACCTGAAAGCCCGGGAGTTCGATCCCCAGAAGGCGAAGTTCCACTTCGAAAAAGCAGGAGTCGTCGGCCAATCCATTCCGATCATCGCTTCCGATGCGGCGAGCTCTTCGATCGACATGGCGATGATCATCCAGGCCGCCGGCGCTGAAATCGGCATGAAGCTCGATGTCCAGCGCGTGCCATCCGACGGCTACTGGGACAATTACTGGCTCAAGGCGCCGATCCACTTCGGCAATATCAACCCACGGCCGACCCCTGATATCCTATTCTCGCTGCTCTACACCTCGGACGCTCCGTGGAACGAAAGCCAATACAAGTCGGAGAAGTTCGACAAGATGCTGATCGAGGCCCGCGGTACGCTCGACCAGGAGAAGCGCAAGGCGATCTACAATGAGATGCAGGTCATGGTCGCCCAAGAAGCCGGCACCATCATTCCAGCCTATATTTCGAATGTCGATGCCACCACAGCCAAGCTCAAGGGTTTGGAACCCAGCCCGTTCGGCGGCCAGATGGGATACGCATTTGCCGAATATGTCTGGCTCGAAGCCTGA